Within Calditrichota bacterium, the genomic segment AAAAATTCTGTGCTTCTGTGGCTAACAATCTAAATTTTTAAAAACGCCCGAATTCATTCGGGTGGCAAAGACTGTAAATAACGTCAAATCAGATAACTGCTTCAGCAGTTTCAAAATCAGAAGTCAAACGCAAAATAAAAATTCAAATTTCCCATGAAGCAAAAAATGTCCAAAATATTTTCCGCCACTTCTCTAACAATGGCTCTGATACTCGCTTTGCTTTTCTCCTGCAATAAAAAATCAGAGCCACCGGCAAAAAAATCGGGAAACACTGAAGCGCCGAGGCGAATTGTCTCATTATCTCCCAGCACAACAGAGATCCTTTACTCGCTCAATCTGGACGATCGCGTGGTCGGAGTCACTGATTTTTGCAATTACCCGCCGGAAGCCAAACAAAAGACCAGACTCGGCGGGTTTCTTGATCCTAACTTTGAAGCCATTGCCTCGCTGAAGCCAGACATGGTTTTCATTCTGCCGGAACAGCAAAATGTGAGGAATTTTCTCAAAGAGATGAAAATTCCTTTTCGCATCGTCAACAACAAAACCGTGGCTGATATTTTGGGTGCGATTAAAATCATCGGCAACGTCTGCCATGCGCGAAAACAGGCGATGGCGCTCGTTGACAGTTTAGCCGGACGCATTGAAAAAATTCGCAAACTCACGCAAGGAAAAAACAGACCCAAAGTGCTCGTTTCCATTGGCAGAAGCATCGGAAACGGAACTCTGGCGGATGTTTACGCTGCCGGAGAAAATACCTATTATTCCGAATTGATACGCATCGCCGGGGGGCAAAATGCGCTGCAGAACAAATCTGTGGCTTACCCTCTGTTGTCGGGAGAAGGGCTTGTTAAATTGAATCCGGACATCATCGTTGACATCATATTTGGCGCTGCCGAGGATTCAATTGCCGCAAAGGCAGCCAAAAAGGATTGGCAGCAGCTACCGCAGATTAAAGCTGTGCGGGAAAATCGAATTTTTGTGATTAATGCCAGCTATGCGGTCATTCCGGGTCCCAGATTTATCCAATTGCTGGATACATTGGCGCGGATCATTCATCCTGAAATCGATTGGGAAAATCATGAGAAAACTACAAATTGACATTCGAAATCTCACCCTGCAATTCAATGGCAAACCCATT encodes:
- a CDS encoding ABC transporter substrate-binding protein, whose amino-acid sequence is MSKIFSATSLTMALILALLFSCNKKSEPPAKKSGNTEAPRRIVSLSPSTTEILYSLNLDDRVVGVTDFCNYPPEAKQKTRLGGFLDPNFEAIASLKPDMVFILPEQQNVRNFLKEMKIPFRIVNNKTVADILGAIKIIGNVCHARKQAMALVDSLAGRIEKIRKLTQGKNRPKVLVSIGRSIGNGTLADVYAAGENTYYSELIRIAGGQNALQNKSVAYPLLSGEGLVKLNPDIIVDIIFGAAEDSIAAKAAKKDWQQLPQIKAVRENRIFVINASYAVIPGPRFIQLLDTLARIIHPEIDWENHEKTTN